gacccagttTTACTTTTTAGGCGTCTTGTAGTTACTCGGTCCTCTTATTTTTGCTCTTTTTGTTCTCTCACCCACAAATGCCATCACAATCTTATAACCATTGCATGCTTTGTCCTAGTAGGTACAATTATACACTCCTTCACAAGTGTAGGAATAATTTTTCAGAAACTCTCGCCGGATAAGTATATGGCACTGATGTGATGCACATCCAAAATAATGTAGATCAAATATAGTTACAAACTGAATACTGATTTGTATGGCCTTGAGACCAAGGGTGAACCACAAGATGGGTTGGTCTTGATGTCAGGTCTAGAAGATGCAGATCAAATGATGCATGCTCGAGAGAGGAGAAAAATAATGTGAGATACACATTGTCAAGAATTGTCCAGCCGCAAGTGATAATTATGATGGCTGCACTGAATTTGGTGTTTCTAAAAATTCGACAATGCTTTGGGTTACAGCATGTCTAAGTTGATCTTTGTATTTTTCTCTGTTTTTGGGGGTTGAAACGAAAAGGTAATTCAGGGGTTCCACCAACATGATCTTgggaactaatttttttgttttagtAATTGTTTCCTAGCTACCACATTGTCAAGAATTTCGTAAATTTGGTAGTAACCATCAACATATTTATGCATGGACTAAAGTGGTGTGTTTTTTGATAAAAACTAGAAAGGAGACCGAGTTTGATCACATGAGATGAATGATAAACCTTTTCTGTATGCTCACTTGTGTGCCATTATCAGTTTATTAGGTAGGCATCTACAAAAGGAAAATGAGAGAATATATCATTACTAATGTTTTATATAGTATACCGTTAAAATGCTTGGTTACTCATTGATAAAAATGGTTACATACTGGATGACCTATTTCTGAACTAAATGCTCTTGGTAACTCCGTCAACTaacttgcatatgattgtgttagaAACCTGTAATGAAAACGAAAGGGTTCACTCAGCGTTCACGTTTATACTTTGCAAAAACAGGACAAGACAAGTGTGTGGGACCCATTGACTAGTATGCTACTCCCCACTGGACACAATATTTCTTCGATATTACCTCCCATTTTTTATTCAATGCATTCTCACATGACCACGTTGCCGCCGGCGGGCACTGTAGGGAATCGATTTTTCAGATGGCTTATACTCACCTCATAGTTATCTCTCATACGGTTTCAATAATTTAGGCACTATTTTTTGTGTATTAATTAGTTCTCTATGTATAAGAAATTAAAGCTTGCATAAATCAAACTAAAAGAATCACATATCACATCATTGTCGTTGTTTGGGGATCTAAAATGGGCCTTATTGGTCAAGAAACGTTTTTGGGAAGTGGCAATTTCATAAGAAACACATGTTTCATCTTTTATTTTAGATGTTGCATTGATGAAATTTGTTCCCTAACATAAATTGGATGAACCCAAATGTTTGTTTTCCTCTAAATAATACTCAATACTATCATGGAATGTGGAGGTGGGGGATGAAAACACAGAGATGAAAGGATCATGGGAGGAAGGAGACGACGGAGAGAGGGAGACATCAGGAGATGCAGATGTCATCTCATGTGAATAGTCTACGATTCTCATGGTCACATGATACACTTCTCTTTGTACAGATATTATATTTGCCCGTGGCAACGCACAAACATTTAACTAGTTTGGTAGTAATAATGATCATATTATGCATGGACTAAGGAGTGTGGTAAGAAGACTGAATTGATTACATGGGAGGAATGTTAAACCTTTTCTGTTTGCACATTTATTTGAAATTATCTACAAAATGAAAATTGAAGAATACAATGTATTATTACCAAATGTTTTATACAGTTCACCGTTAATTAATGCTTGGTTAGTAGTTGATAAAAATGGTTACGCACATGATGAGCTATTTTCTGAAGTAAATGCTAGTATACGTGTGTGAAGCGTCCTTGGTTACTCCGTTAATTAACTTGCATATGATTATGTGTTAGCGTGTGGGCGAGGTCTCACTTGACTAAGATTTAGTTAACCAAGTCCAACTCAAATGACATAACATgtaaaaaaaaataatttttttgcacGGATCTTCATGTAAGATCCTATAAATATATCATCTAAATCTCGATCGACTGAGATTTTGCAATACCGTATGTGTTAAGTCAAGCCATTCCACATGACCACGTCGCAGCCGGCCGGCACTGAAGTGTCCAAACAAAATGGCCGGCTACGTATACACTATAACAGAGGGCCGGCTAACCAGCTGCTCCACCCCTATAGTCTTCTTCTACCAAGTATAGTAGTGCAAACACATGGCCGGCTAAGCAGCTCAACCAACCGAAAATggcgccaccagtgagggatcgcaCCATGTACAGGCACCACCTCTGCTTGTGCTTCATTCTTCTTGCGTCCACGGCCACCCTCTCCGCCGCCGTCACGGCTTCCTCTTACTCCACTGCCTGCCCCTCCCTGGCACCGGCTCAGGACCGCCACACCGACGGCGACGACGCCGTTGCACTCATCCGCTCCTTCCAAATCTCCGGCGGCCAGTTCTCCGGGGGCGCCGACGGCCTGTTTTCCCCCGTCGACGACCCCTACAAAGCCCGCCCGTTCCACTTCCTTCCACACGGCGCGTCCCGCACGGACGACCCGGCTCTCGTTCACCTCACCGGTACCTTGACCATCTTTGGTCCCCGCAGCTGGCGCCGTGGAAGCCACCAGTATTACAGCGAGGCCGCGTCCATCGCCTTCGTCCTCGACGGTTACCACTCCTCGGCCTCGCGCGAGCTCTGCATGGTCGGGACCGGCACCGAGCACGCCGTCGACGGTTCTGTCAAGCAGTACCATGACGCCGTCCTCCGCCTCCATGTCCCCAGCCCTCCCAGCCTCGCCGATCCTTTCGTGTCCGGCAGCATGGAGGGCTCCTCCGACCTCGGGACCATCAGCCTCCTCGCGTACGCCGGGGGCGACCACTACAAGTACGACGACTCCGGGCGTGCGGCCTGCAGCCCCGGGCCATCGATGCTGCCGGCCAGTGGCTCGCTCCGGGCGCTCGGCGGTGTCAACTCCGTGTGCGCCCACCTGAAAGAACAGCTCATGATCTCCTACAGGTTGGAGCATGGCCGCACCGTGCTTCCGCGGATGCGCGTCAACCAGATGCAGTGCAGCGCGGACGGCGCCGCCTTGCACGCATACGCGGTGCTCTTCAATGACACCAGGCCGACCGAGAGGGGCTACCGTCGACGCCGCTTCTTGGTCGGCGACGAGGCCTTGGTGGCCGACGGGCACTGGGACGAGTCCCGGCGCATGCTCTGCCTCAGAGCGTGCCGGGTTACGCTACCGGCGCCGGCGTCTGCTCCGGTGGTCGACTGCGGGATCGGGATGAGCTTCTGGCTCCCAGCAGTGTGGACGATGCGGGAAAAGAGAGCGGTGGCCGGGATGCTCTGGAACTCTAGTCAAGCCGACACTGAACCGATGTCGATCATCGACGACCAAAGAAGCAACGCCAACATCTCCGACGTGAAGTACAGCTACAACGACACGATGCTGGAGGAGGCCAGGAAACATCACCAGAAGATCAGCAATGGGAAGAAGATGATAGGGTCAGACTCTTTCCCAGATTTCAACTCTAGTAACGGTGACGCTGAGTTTAGTTTCCAGGCGCTAGACATCAGGGGGCAGGCCTACCCAGTCACAATTGGGTTACGGATGGTCGCCGACAATATTCTGGCCGACGACGATGCCTCCTCCCGGCGTTGGGTGGTCTTCGGGAGCACGCCCACCACCGCCGCGGCCCGGCGTGCGGTGGTTGACGACATGAAGGAGGACCTGCTGAATGTCAGCTATGTCATACGCTACTCCGCTCCAGGTGACAAGATCAGGGTGCGTCCTAGCAATGCGGCCCACTACTCAAACTATAGCGTTGAGAAAAGAAAGATCTTGGCAGAGGGCATTTATGACCGGAAGAGGGGCATCCTGTGCATGGTCGGCTGCCAAGAGCGCACCGGCTCGACGGATTGTCAGACACTGGTAACGGTGCAGTTCGCTTCCCTTGGTTCCAAGGTGCCGGAGCACGGAAGTGGGGCGATCAGCAGCCTCAGAGACAAGACCGATCGCCTCTTCTTTGCGAAGATCAACTTCACCATGCACGGGATGTACTCCGCGCAAGTGGCCAACGCCATATCGAGGATGGACATGGAAAGCGTCATGCTTGTGGCCTCGACGACGCTCTCGTGTGTCTTCACCATCCTGCAGATCCTTCACACCAAGAGGAACCCGGAGGCGGCTCCGGCGACATCGGTGACCATGCTCGCCGTGCTCACCATGGGGTTCCTCGCCCCTCTCGTGCTCAACTCGGAGGCCCTGTTCGCAAGCAGGAGAAGCCAGTACCATGAGCTGCACCCCACGAGCCGGAGGATCGAGATGAACGAGGTCATGATGAGGGCGCCTACACTGATCGCCTTCGTGTTGCAGCTGCGCCTTCTCCAGCTCGCGTGGTCCGGCCGACGCACATCCACCATGTCCGAGCGGACCGTGTTATGGATATGCCTGCCGTTGTACGCCCTCGGAGGAATCGTGGCCGCGGTCGTCCACGTGATCAACGCCCGCGCCTCCACGATCGGCATGGCCGGATGGCGGGTGACGATCTGGGAGGACCTTGTGTCGTACGCGGGGCTGATACTGGATGGCTTCCTTCTCCCGCAGGTCATCCTAAACGCGTCCTTGGGAGCGTCCAGAGCTCGGGCGATCTCGCCGTGGTTTTACATGGGGGGCACCATGCTCCGCTTGATGCCTCACGCGTATGATGTAGTCAGGGCCCAGATCTACAAGCCGAGCATGCGCTCTTCCAAATTGTACGCGAGCCCCCACGACGATCTGTTCGGCGCCGCTTGGGACATGGTTATACCGTGCGGGGTGGCGTTGCTGGCCTTGTTGTTGTTCTTGCAGCAGCGACTTCCAGGCACCGAGTCACTTCCTTCGCAGAGGAGCAGATCGAGTGGATATCAGATGGTGTCTAACATTTAACATAAGACTGGAGAGTGGGCACCTTATGTAGTGTACCTTACTagcatttctttttcatttcaagaCTCTGGTTACGTTTGTATACTTCACATCTTCTATGTCAGTGAAAAACGGAGGAATTCCAAGACAGTGTATGTCACTATATAAGCGTGGACACATAGCAAATACAGTAGCAAAGCATTGATGATTAAAGTAAACTACAAAACAATCATCATCACAACTATTATATTATCCCACAAATCCACAGTACGTCCATACAAAACTACTATGACGCTAATTTTACTTCATAAAGCATATAGCATCTGAACGTTCACCAGTGTTCTTCACAGGCCGCTCCCTCCCAAGGAAAGGGCCATTGATTATATACTTGGCCTCCACATACAGGCCTGCAACCGTAAATACAACGCCGCCGAGTGTTAATTTCATTACAGTGGTCAGAAACTGCTTCTCATCTTTAGGTggactgcaagcaaacgaagagcgACCTGAGTTAGAAACCATTTTCTCTTTTACAGGTTGATGAGAGAAAATTAATGCTAAAATTAGTGTAtaccatggtgatgatgatgcaggGTCCTTCACTTGTGTGGAGGATTCTGCAATGCTGGCGGCGGATTTGGCTCCATGCTGCAAGGAAGTTTAGATGCTTTGCGTTAGTTACAACGAAATTTTGATACAAGATTTGTGTTTATTACAAGCAGTGAGCCAGTGACACAAAAAAATTTGACAGAAGATTTGGGTTAATTACACACAGTGACAGCACAAAGAATCTTGATAAAATCTACTAGTATTAAAAATTTACAATCAGTTAGCGCTACAAGGGCAACTCTAACCGATTTCCTAAAAGTTAAAGAAGGATCCGGCCGAGTAAAGTTAGTGGAGTAAATTTTTCCTCCTCTATTAACCACAAAAGGAGGATCATGCCACTAGCACCATagtcctctcggccccaccgccaccaccaccaccatcctctcgcccgccaccaccaacaccaacaaCACCATCCTCACGTCCGgtaccatcaccaccaccaccatcatcaccaccaccaccaccacccccctgGGCTACCACCACCATTCTAAAAAGAGGCTTCCACTTGGGTCAATATCTCCCCATGAGTGAGATCCCAATACTTTTTGCAGTTTCATCCATTGTGGTTGGATTCATGAACATGATAGCATGTTCTTTGgccacctcctcttcttcgtccACCTCTAGATAATGCCAAATTTAGTCATAGTTCAGCTCATGAAGCCCCATCGTTGCCGAGGACTACAAAGATGCTAAGAGTTCGGCCATGTTCATCTCTGCACTACGACAACAAAATAACCAAACTACATCACCATCATCTACCAACAATCACCATCGACTGAAATGTTGAAGATGTTTTTATTTACCTTattggcattccatcgaacacttgGCGGCCGCGGCCTTTCTTGCTGGCTACCGTCTCTAAATGCGCCGGAACAATGCCTGTAGGTGTCGCCGGAGACGTTGCACGAGGcgtcggccgtggacggggcgacattgtggcatttttcttcttcttcttcttcttcttcgcggcctcCTCGGCGAGGGCTGATGCCGCCGCCTTCGGTTTACTAGCTTGTTTGGCTCCGGCGGGAGGTTGCCGGGTCATTGCCGGAGAGGCGAGCACCATCCCGGCGGCCTTCGCAGCGGTTGGAGCCGGAGCTTCAACGTGGTGAACTTTTTTTTATCTCCAAGCTTTTCTTTGGAGCGGGCAGCGACACGGGTGTCGTTTCTGGCGGCGACAAATGGGTGACGGTGGACGACGGGGTGTCGAAAGGGTCCGGGCTATTCATTCCGGCAGGAGGGTCGGTCATTGATGGCGGCGACACATTGTGGCGGATGCGGTGGGAATGGAGCCGGCGTGAGGGCGGGAGAGAGGTGGCGCCACTTTTACTCAGCTTCACGCGGTGAGGATATTTAGAGATTGGAGGGAGTTTGCGACGGGGGAGAATAGATTATCCTCCTCTATTCAGTTTAGGGGATCGGGTAAGTGCGGCGTAGAGGAGGATACCCGAATTTATCCTCCCTTACGGCTGGATAGAGGATCGGTTAGAGTTGTTCTAATGTGGGTACTTTTGGTTAGGCAACAGGTTATAAAGAGAGTCGAGGGTAAAACGGGAGGAAGAATCTGCAAGTAATCTTTCTAGCTAGCAAGgtcggaacatttttttcgcgaatttGCAAGGTCGGAACATCGGCACATTGTTGATCTTAACTTAGAAAGAAAGAACGTAAAAAATATCTGGATCAGATTTTCCTGATTCCACACGACCTGTAAAGATTGTGCATACCTTGTTGTTCTTATCAAGCATGCTAGGCGATTCGGAGGAACTGAACCGGCCAAGCGAGCTCCTGCCATGGCTACTCCTCAACGTCAGCTCCTTGGTAGCCGAGAGAAGCCCCTGCGGTGGTCGCTCGAGGGCGCCACCGCAGATCCTCTTCGCCGCAATCCGAAGCGCTGCCGCCATCGTCGTCAGTTCGTCGGTTCTCCTCCTCTGTTTTTTCTGGAACAGCGATCCTCTTGTTATGGTAGTCTGGTGCGATACGATAACGATACACCGGTTAAGGGATCGAACTTCTCGGGCCGTATCAGACTGGAATCCTCCCTCCTGTCCTGTACTAAAACTAAAGGGCGTCGATAACTGCCACACATGTGGCAGAAAGGGAGATGCACCACATGTTTCTAATGcaaacagattgccacgtcatcacatgcatgcatgtaggaatctttttggattttcagtttttaaaatgttttatctcttaaacgaaaaatacgattgaagatccgttttcaccattaaatctctcgcgacgagatcttcaaaactagatcccatgttgatatgttttgatgaattttttttggattaaaagttgacatgtctattgcatatgaattgccatggtgtttacactgaagttgccatgatatgtttcagctattttcttttacatttaaaagtaaattttgacatttataaaacggggaattaagaaactagacttgccatgaaccataaactaaaattgccatggttcatacaaaaaataattttcatggtcaaagtactggagttgccatcatgaaaatactaaaattgccatgatctacaaactaaaattgccacatggcaactttactttaagccctatggcaactgcagtgtaaacatcatggcaacttctggGCAAAAAAAATTCTTTGAAACATATGAACATGAGGTCTAGttagaagatctcgtcgagacggatttaatgatgaaaacggatttttagtttgcttttttatttaggagatacaacatttttaagccgaaaaccaaaaagattcctgctgatgtcatctattcatacgtgacaaaatgagtggtgatggaggcgtgtgggcgatgtgcaaacgcccacacgtgtgggcgttagcttTTTCCAAACTAAATCGTGTACTTCTCGTCTCCCTCGAAGCACTGGACCGGCCGTATTCTTCCCGGCCACACCTACATTTTTTATTTAGATATATAAAGAGTTTTTCTAAAGATTACTCTTAGTCAAGATTTAATTAGGTCCCCTAAAAAAGATTTAATAAGTTACCTTCATCATCTGGGGGCTGATGGAAAAAATGTGACTCCTGTCGTGGCTGATGGCTACGTCCTGATGTATAGTTCGGTCTAGATAAATCCTTGATAAATAGATCTTATTATCAACCTTAATAAATCATAAAAAGGAATTTGCCTCCATTGAAACATTTACCTTCTACATGACGAAATAATTAGCCACACCCATAACAATTATTCAGGCTTTCAGTTGCTTGTCTAAAGTTTGTATAAATAAATTTCAATTGGTACACTAGGTCCATCATTTTTTTTGCGAGAACACTAGATCCATCATGTAGAGACCTTTGGGATCAACAAAAAaactactccctccaatccatattatTCGTCTTAGATTTGTctggatacggatgtatctaacactaaaacgtgtctagatacatctaGTGTCGGTCCTGGAGTTTCGGAGGCCCTAGGGAGAATTCAATGAATGGGCGTGGCGGCAACAATGGAGGAATTATGTATTCCATATATTGATACAAAAATTCTTGCAAAGCTATAGTAAACAATGATAATTTTTCCTGATGTAATATAAGGGAACCATGCCTTATgattgttgagcatgaatatgatttgatcatgtttattgcaatacagttattcatttaagttagagaacaattgttgttctgtttacatgaatatgatttgatcatgtttattgcaatacagttattcatttaagttagagaacaattgttgttctgtttatatgaataaaaccttcttggtcatacacaccaacgaaaatgatttgttggctctcgatcgtagtgatacacatattcataatattgaagccaaaagatgcaaagttaataatgatagtgcaacttatttgtggcactgtcgtttaggtcatattggtgtaaagcgcatgaagaaactccatgctgatgggattttggaatcacttgattatgaatcacttgatgcttgcgaaccatgtcttatgggcaagatgactaaaactctgttttccggaacaatggagcaagcaactgacttattggaaatcatacatactgatgtatgtggtccgatgagcattgaggctcgcggcgggtatcgttattttctgaccttcacagatgatttgagcagatatgtgtatatctacttgatgaaacataagtctgaaacatttgaaaagtttaaagaatttcagagtgaagtggaaaatcatcatgacaagaaaataaggtttctacgatctaatcgcggagacaaatatttgagttacgagtttggtcttcagttaaaacaacgtgaaatagtttcactactcacgccacctggaacatcacatgtaatggtgtgtccgaacgtcgtaaccgtactttattagatatggtgcgatctatgatgtctcttaccgatctaccactatcgttctggggttatgcattagagacagctgcattcacgttaaatagggcaccatcaaaatccgttgagacgacgccttatgaattgtggtttggcaagaaaccaaagttgtcgtttcttaaagtttggggctacgatgcttatgtgaaaaactttcatcctgataagctcgaacccaaatcggagaaatgtgtcttcataggatacccaaaggagactgttgggtacgccttctatcacagatccgaatgcaagacttttgttgctaaattcagaatctttctggagaaggagtttctctcgaaagaagtgagtgggaggaaagtagaacttgatgaggtaactgtacctgctcccctattggaaagtagttcatcgcagaaaccggtttctgcgacacctacaccaattagtgaggaagttgatgatgatgatcatgaaacttcagatcaagttgttactgaacctcgtaggtcaaccagagtaagatccgcaccagag
The Triticum dicoccoides isolate Atlit2015 ecotype Zavitan chromosome 3A, WEW_v2.0, whole genome shotgun sequence genome window above contains:
- the LOC119273560 gene encoding uncharacterized protein LOC119273560 encodes the protein MAPPVRDRTMYRHHLCLCFILLASTATLSAAVTASSYSTACPSLAPAQDRHTDGDDAVALIRSFQISGGQFSGGADGLFSPVDDPYKARPFHFLPHGASRTDDPALVHLTGTLTIFGPRSWRRGSHQYYSEAASIAFVLDGYHSSASRELCMVGTGTEHAVDGSVKQYHDAVLRLHVPSPPSLADPFVSGSMEGSSDLGTISLLAYAGGDHYKYDDSGRAACSPGPSMLPASGSLRALGGVNSVCAHLKEQLMISYRLEHGRTVLPRMRVNQMQCSADGAALHAYAVLFNDTRPTERGYRRRRFLVGDEALVADGHWDESRRMLCLRACRVTLPAPASAPVVDCGIGMSFWLPAVWTMREKRAVAGMLWNSSQADTEPMSIIDDQRSNANISDVKYSYNDTMLEEARKHHQKISNGKKMIGSDSFPDFNSSNGDAEFSFQALDIRGQAYPVTIGLRMVADNILADDDASSRRWVVFGSTPTTAAARRAVVDDMKEDLLNVSYVIRYSAPGDKIRVRPSNAAHYSNYSVEKRKILAEGIYDRKRGILCMVGCQERTGSTDCQTLVTVQFASLGSKVPEHGSGAISSLRDKTDRLFFAKINFTMHGMYSAQVANAISRMDMESVMLVASTTLSCVFTILQILHTKRNPEAAPATSVTMLAVLTMGFLAPLVLNSEALFASRRSQYHELHPTSRRIEMNEVMMRAPTLIAFVLQLRLLQLAWSGRRTSTMSERTVLWICLPLYALGGIVAAVVHVINARASTIGMAGWRVTIWEDLVSYAGLILDGFLLPQVILNASLGASRARAISPWFYMGGTMLRLMPHAYDVVRAQIYKPSMRSSKLYASPHDDLFGAAWDMVIPCGVALLALLLFLQQRLPGTESLPSQRSRSSGYQMVSNI